A stretch of the Chelonoidis abingdonii isolate Lonesome George chromosome 11, CheloAbing_2.0, whole genome shotgun sequence genome encodes the following:
- the LOC116833681 gene encoding glyceraldehyde-3-phosphate dehydrogenase 2 isoform X1: MLQRCNSPLSQESVGSSVSVKVFRLEVSQSRKPSVPEKVEEPAPAPAPAEKLVEPVMSELTVGINGFGRIGRLVLRACLEKGLKVVAINDPFIDLNYMVYMFKYDSTHGRYSGEVKAEDGKLVVDGNEISVFQCMKPSEIPWGDAGALYVVESTGVFLSIDKASAHIQGGAKRVVVSAPSPDAPMFVMGVNEDKYDPSSMTIVSNASCTTNCLAPLAKVIHDNFGIVEGLMTTVHAYTATQKTVDGPSAKAWRDGRGAHQNIIPASTGAAKAVGKVIPELNGKLTGMAFRVPVSDVSVVDLTCRLAKPATYAEIKEAMRKASEGPMAGILGYTEDEVVSSDFIGDSHSSIFDAGAGISLNDNFVKLISWYDNEYGYSNRVADLLSHMYTKEN, encoded by the exons ATGCTGCAGCGTTGTAACTCCCCGTTGAGCCAGGAGTCAGTTGGATCATCTGTTAGTGTCAAAGTTTTCAG aCTTGAGGTCTCCCAGTCCCGAAAACCATCCGTACCAGAGAAAGTTGAGGAACCGGCACCGGCTCCGGCTCCAGCAGAGAAACTAGTAGAACCAGTCATGTCTGAGCTCACTGTTGGGATTAACGG ATTTGGCCGTATCGGACGTCTGGTCCTCCGAGCCTGCCTGGAGAAAGGACTCAAAGTGGTGGCCATCAATGACCCCTTCATTGACCTCAACTACATG GTGTACATGTTCAAGTATGACTCCACTCACGGTCGCTACAGCGGCGAGGTGAAGGCTGAAGATGGCAAGCTGGTGGTGGATGGCAATGAGATTTCAGTGTTCCAGTG CATGAAGCCCAGTGAGATTCCCTGGGGTGACGCAGGAGCTCTTTACGTTGTCGAGTCCACCGGAGTCTTCCTCAGCATTGACAAAGCTTCG GCCCATATACAAGGTGGAGCCAAGCGAGTGGTAGTGAGCGCCCCCTCCCCCGATGCTCCCATGTTCGTCATGGGTGTCAATGAGGACAAGTATGACCCATCCAGCATGACAATTGTCAG CAATGCCTCCTGCACCACCAACTGCCTGGCGCCTCTGGCCAAGGTGATCCATGACAACTTTGGCATTGTGGAAGGACTCATG ACCACGGTGCATGCCTACACTGCCACACAGAAAACTGTGGATGGTCCCTCTGCGAAGGCCTGGCGTGATGGAAGAGGTGCCCACCAGAACATCATCCCAGCATCCACTGGTGCTGCCAAAGCAGTTGGCAAGGTCATCCCAGAGCTGAACGG GAAGCTCACTGGCATGGCGTTCCGTGTGCCTGTCTCTGATGTCTCCGTCGTGGACCTAACCTGCCGCCTCGCCAAGCCGGCAACCTATGCTGAAATCAAAGAGGCCATGAGGAAGGCTTCCGAGGGCCCCATGGCTGGGATCCTGGGGTACACAGAAGATGAG GTGGTCTCTTCTGATTTCATCGGCGACAGCCATTCCTCCATCTTCGATGCTGGAGCTGGGATCTCCCTCAATGATAACTTTGTGAAGCTCATCTCCTG GTATGACAACGAATATGGCTACAGTAACCGGGTTGCAGACCTCCTGAGTCACATGTACACCAAGGAGAACTGA
- the LOC116833681 gene encoding glyceraldehyde-3-phosphate dehydrogenase 2 isoform X2 produces MSELTVGINGFGRIGRLVLRACLEKGLKVVAINDPFIDLNYMVYMFKYDSTHGRYSGEVKAEDGKLVVDGNEISVFQCMKPSEIPWGDAGALYVVESTGVFLSIDKASAHIQGGAKRVVVSAPSPDAPMFVMGVNEDKYDPSSMTIVSNASCTTNCLAPLAKVIHDNFGIVEGLMTTVHAYTATQKTVDGPSAKAWRDGRGAHQNIIPASTGAAKAVGKVIPELNGKLTGMAFRVPVSDVSVVDLTCRLAKPATYAEIKEAMRKASEGPMAGILGYTEDEVVSSDFIGDSHSSIFDAGAGISLNDNFVKLISWYDNEYGYSNRVADLLSHMYTKEN; encoded by the exons ATGTCTGAGCTCACTGTTGGGATTAACGG ATTTGGCCGTATCGGACGTCTGGTCCTCCGAGCCTGCCTGGAGAAAGGACTCAAAGTGGTGGCCATCAATGACCCCTTCATTGACCTCAACTACATG GTGTACATGTTCAAGTATGACTCCACTCACGGTCGCTACAGCGGCGAGGTGAAGGCTGAAGATGGCAAGCTGGTGGTGGATGGCAATGAGATTTCAGTGTTCCAGTG CATGAAGCCCAGTGAGATTCCCTGGGGTGACGCAGGAGCTCTTTACGTTGTCGAGTCCACCGGAGTCTTCCTCAGCATTGACAAAGCTTCG GCCCATATACAAGGTGGAGCCAAGCGAGTGGTAGTGAGCGCCCCCTCCCCCGATGCTCCCATGTTCGTCATGGGTGTCAATGAGGACAAGTATGACCCATCCAGCATGACAATTGTCAG CAATGCCTCCTGCACCACCAACTGCCTGGCGCCTCTGGCCAAGGTGATCCATGACAACTTTGGCATTGTGGAAGGACTCATG ACCACGGTGCATGCCTACACTGCCACACAGAAAACTGTGGATGGTCCCTCTGCGAAGGCCTGGCGTGATGGAAGAGGTGCCCACCAGAACATCATCCCAGCATCCACTGGTGCTGCCAAAGCAGTTGGCAAGGTCATCCCAGAGCTGAACGG GAAGCTCACTGGCATGGCGTTCCGTGTGCCTGTCTCTGATGTCTCCGTCGTGGACCTAACCTGCCGCCTCGCCAAGCCGGCAACCTATGCTGAAATCAAAGAGGCCATGAGGAAGGCTTCCGAGGGCCCCATGGCTGGGATCCTGGGGTACACAGAAGATGAG GTGGTCTCTTCTGATTTCATCGGCGACAGCCATTCCTCCATCTTCGATGCTGGAGCTGGGATCTCCCTCAATGATAACTTTGTGAAGCTCATCTCCTG GTATGACAACGAATATGGCTACAGTAACCGGGTTGCAGACCTCCTGAGTCACATGTACACCAAGGAGAACTGA
- the TMEM147 gene encoding BOS complex subunit TMEM147 isoform X1 — MCWGLVGSSRIRVVPDRPPPHPHTDPGTSAVMDPLHHLATASRWPIFPYFHHTYKQAGLSEYNAFWRCVQAGATYLFVQLCKMLFLATFFPTWEGGAGAYDFVGEFMKATVDLADLVGLHLVMSRNAGKGEYKIMVAAMGWATAELVMSRCIPLWVGARGIEFDWKYIQMSIDSNINLVHYIAMAALVWMFTRYDLPKRYRLPLTLLLGLSVYKAFFMESFVHVFLLGSWTALLVKAVITGFLALSSLGLFVTLVHGN; from the exons ATGTGCTGGGGACTGGTGGGGTCTA GCAGGATCCGGGTGGTGCCAGACAGGCCCCCACCGCACCCCCACACTGATCCTGGCACCAGTGCAGTCATGGACCCTCTTCACCACTTGGCAACTGCTTCGCGTTGGCCTATTTTCCCCTACTTTCATCATACCTACAAGCAAGCCGGCCT GTCGGAGTACAACGCTTTCTGGAGATGTGTACAAGCTGGAGCTACCTACCTCTTTGTGCAGCTCTGCAAG ATGCTGTTCTTGGCCACTTTCTTTCCCACCTGGGAGGGTGGAGCCGGGGCTTATGATTTTGTGGGG GAGTTCATGAAGGCCACGGTGGATCTGGCTGACCTGGTGGGGCTGCACCTGGTGATGTCGAGGAACGCGGGGAAGGGCGAGTACAAGATCATGGTGGCAGCCATGGGATGGGCCACGGCCGAGCTCGTCATGTCCAG GTGCATTCCTCTCTGGGTGGGAGCCCGTGGCATTGAGTTTGACTGGAAATATATCCAGATGAGCATCGACTCCAACATCAATCTG GTTCACTACATTGCCATGGCTGCCCTGGTGTGGATGTTCACCCGCTACGACCTGCCCAAGCGCTACCGCCTGcccctcaccctgctgctgggcCTCAGCGTCTACAAGGCCTTCTTCATGGA atcCTTCGTTCACGTCTTTCTGCTGGGCAGCTGGACAGCGCTGCTGGTCAAAGCTGTCATCACCGGCTTCCTGGCGCTTAGCTCCCTGGGTCTCTTCGTTACCTTGGTCCACGGAAACTAA
- the TMEM147 gene encoding BOS complex subunit TMEM147 isoform X2, translating to MLFLATFFPTWEGGAGAYDFVGEFMKATVDLADLVGLHLVMSRNAGKGEYKIMVAAMGWATAELVMSRCIPLWVGARGIEFDWKYIQMSIDSNINLVHYIAMAALVWMFTRYDLPKRYRLPLTLLLGLSVYKAFFMESFVHVFLLGSWTALLVKAVITGFLALSSLGLFVTLVHGN from the exons ATGCTGTTCTTGGCCACTTTCTTTCCCACCTGGGAGGGTGGAGCCGGGGCTTATGATTTTGTGGGG GAGTTCATGAAGGCCACGGTGGATCTGGCTGACCTGGTGGGGCTGCACCTGGTGATGTCGAGGAACGCGGGGAAGGGCGAGTACAAGATCATGGTGGCAGCCATGGGATGGGCCACGGCCGAGCTCGTCATGTCCAG GTGCATTCCTCTCTGGGTGGGAGCCCGTGGCATTGAGTTTGACTGGAAATATATCCAGATGAGCATCGACTCCAACATCAATCTG GTTCACTACATTGCCATGGCTGCCCTGGTGTGGATGTTCACCCGCTACGACCTGCCCAAGCGCTACCGCCTGcccctcaccctgctgctgggcCTCAGCGTCTACAAGGCCTTCTTCATGGA atcCTTCGTTCACGTCTTTCTGCTGGGCAGCTGGACAGCGCTGCTGGTCAAAGCTGTCATCACCGGCTTCCTGGCGCTTAGCTCCCTGGGTCTCTTCGTTACCTTGGTCCACGGAAACTAA